Proteins from one Ardenticatena maritima genomic window:
- a CDS encoding M23 family metallopeptidase gives MQASAWRRWGFMLGYGIGAGFLVVVGMFVLVGLWRPLLEPWPTGVRIRGLLCALATSAFLVGALIGRLQNGLRRLVFVTAGGTVLTLFLLLRATAPPQNATALVAYRMPGMLIALAGLLAGTTVTVWLRPRLTAERVALLSAGVVAAVWGLVWGLDGGDFKIWLWNLLPTVFPMVGVLFGVLAWRTPTQYTKAARAIRAIALVPPLLLSAPFAWTMGVGRMAYPAAIEALHPHAWVRLPADEPLTVVWGGDTLEANYHAFSADQRWAYDLVIAPFFVGVAALDAYGCWGVPVLAPADGVVVAAHDGEPDHPAGQFPATDEIRNETVFGNHVVLQLAETGTFLVLAHLQAGSLRVQVGETVHEGEPLAACGNSGHSSEPHIHIHHQRQPPWERPVGFAEGLPLFFRDHDGPPMPSGGVRHVEGRWVAVGATVRHAGRAP, from the coding sequence ATGCAAGCAAGCGCATGGCGACGATGGGGCTTCATGTTGGGCTATGGCATTGGCGCGGGGTTCCTGGTGGTCGTGGGAATGTTTGTGCTGGTCGGCCTCTGGCGTCCACTGCTTGAACCTTGGCCAACGGGGGTGCGCATACGCGGTTTGCTCTGTGCGCTGGCCACAAGCGCCTTTCTGGTCGGAGCGCTCATCGGACGGTTGCAAAATGGTCTGCGCCGCCTGGTATTCGTCACGGCCGGCGGCACTGTGCTGACCTTGTTCCTCTTGCTTCGCGCCACTGCACCACCCCAAAACGCCACCGCCCTCGTCGCCTATCGCATGCCGGGCATGTTGATCGCACTGGCGGGATTGCTGGCGGGAACTACCGTGACGGTCTGGCTGCGCCCACGGCTCACCGCCGAGCGGGTCGCGTTGCTTTCGGCGGGTGTTGTGGCGGCTGTGTGGGGGCTGGTATGGGGGCTGGACGGCGGCGACTTCAAAATCTGGCTTTGGAATCTGCTTCCAACGGTATTTCCCATGGTAGGGGTGCTGTTCGGCGTACTGGCGTGGCGAACGCCAACCCAGTACACGAAAGCCGCGCGCGCTATTCGGGCGATCGCTCTTGTTCCCCCACTCTTGCTCAGCGCCCCGTTCGCCTGGACGATGGGCGTTGGTCGTATGGCGTACCCCGCAGCAATCGAGGCGCTTCACCCCCACGCCTGGGTGCGCTTACCCGCCGACGAACCGCTCACCGTGGTCTGGGGCGGCGATACGCTGGAAGCCAATTACCACGCTTTTTCGGCTGACCAACGCTGGGCGTATGACCTGGTCATTGCGCCCTTTTTTGTGGGCGTTGCCGCGCTTGACGCATACGGCTGTTGGGGGGTGCCTGTGTTGGCGCCGGCGGATGGTGTGGTGGTCGCGGCGCACGACGGCGAACCCGACCACCCGGCGGGGCAATTTCCAGCCACAGACGAAATCCGCAATGAAACGGTCTTCGGCAACCATGTGGTACTCCAACTGGCGGAGACGGGCACATTTTTGGTGCTGGCGCACCTGCAAGCGGGGAGTCTGCGTGTACAAGTGGGTGAAACTGTGCATGAAGGGGAACCACTCGCGGCGTGCGGCAATTCCGGGCACAGCAGTGAGCCGCACATTCACATCCACCACCAGCGCCAGCCCCCATGGGAGCGACCTGTGGGATTTGCTGAGGGGTTGCCGCTCTTCTTCCGCGACCACGACGGACCTCCGATGCCTTCGGGCGGCGTGCGGCATGTTGAAGGGCGCTGGGTTGCTGTGGGGGCAACGGTGCGCCACGCAGGGCGTGCGCCCTAG
- a CDS encoding cellulose biosynthesis cyclic di-GMP-binding regulatory protein BcsB, producing the protein MRWFKMLLLFFVGLGFVGRVAAQEPPLETWRVPFPDLGLPETLRLQGAVAEQTYFVPLAKGIRATYLEADMVVSPDVVDGYVEVRSQDRLLATVPFTNTVCHVRVPLEQARVQDNVMPLTLRARIRSDDDVCTTSYVGGWLEWQQPTLTFEGVPQSPARIGEFWPPVVHDVHIVVPPAPSPVEAEAALRIAAAVAQRYRAVRPTLHIEALREDGPFPPPSAANPTLARLWERRIVIRETSAVNRLTLDTDDMPTLRLEGSPDALRMQSRLVASRLVSAVVARTADAITLAEAETVGRDLITFAELQPPTLNLFGVGRMTIPLAVSQADLGGPVKTLALRLSGTHTPPPETAHATLSVYVNEGLVHAVPLNQSGFFDLYIPVAGALLQRDNTIRIQVDYTPPGGNCEIGAHPFGLTLSPQSYLAFERGGSLPPGFGRIPQSLLPTFDVAFDRLDLAALRAAALLTAEWQRLTRTPLDPRVQSLESVVAARTPALVLAHVPDNASAFNPPLQPTPFRVLDVNGQEIFTMGMDAPFGVLEAFEQRGRMVVLLTQQGDMPLDATAQKALASPNGWYDLQGDVLIVPEQGDPVALSVRTGAVRVEPLTPSRTMWWQRLRPLVYAFLLFGTTLFLAWAYPRVVQKQPKDG; encoded by the coding sequence ATGCGTTGGTTCAAAATGCTCTTGCTGTTTTTCGTGGGGCTTGGTTTTGTGGGGCGCGTAGCGGCGCAAGAACCGCCGCTTGAAACCTGGCGCGTTCCCTTTCCCGACCTTGGTTTGCCGGAGACGCTCCGCCTGCAAGGGGCGGTCGCCGAACAGACGTATTTTGTTCCGCTGGCGAAGGGTATTCGGGCGACGTACCTGGAAGCCGATATGGTGGTCTCGCCCGATGTGGTGGACGGCTATGTTGAAGTACGCTCGCAAGACCGCTTGCTGGCGACAGTCCCGTTTACCAACACCGTGTGCCATGTGCGTGTTCCGCTTGAACAGGCTCGCGTGCAAGACAACGTCATGCCGCTGACCCTGCGCGCTCGTATTCGCAGTGATGATGACGTGTGCACCACGTCGTATGTGGGGGGCTGGCTCGAATGGCAACAGCCGACGTTGACGTTTGAAGGCGTCCCCCAATCGCCGGCGCGGATTGGCGAGTTCTGGCCCCCCGTCGTGCATGATGTGCATATCGTTGTCCCGCCCGCGCCAAGCCCGGTGGAAGCCGAAGCCGCCCTGCGTATTGCCGCGGCGGTGGCGCAGCGCTACCGCGCGGTGCGCCCCACTCTGCACATTGAAGCCCTGCGCGAAGATGGACCATTTCCCCCGCCCAGCGCCGCCAACCCCACATTGGCGCGGTTGTGGGAGCGACGCATTGTCATTCGCGAAACGTCGGCCGTGAACCGCCTGACACTCGACACGGACGATATGCCGACGCTCCGGCTGGAAGGCTCGCCGGACGCCCTGCGCATGCAAAGCCGACTGGTTGCCAGTCGGCTCGTGTCGGCGGTTGTCGCCCGCACAGCCGACGCGATCACCTTGGCTGAAGCCGAGACCGTCGGGCGCGACCTCATCACCTTTGCCGAGTTGCAACCGCCCACGCTCAACCTCTTCGGCGTGGGGCGCATGACTATTCCCCTGGCGGTCTCACAGGCTGATTTGGGTGGACCGGTGAAAACGCTGGCGCTGCGGCTCTCCGGGACGCATACGCCGCCGCCCGAAACGGCGCACGCCACGCTGAGCGTCTATGTCAACGAAGGCTTGGTGCATGCGGTCCCGCTCAATCAAAGCGGCTTCTTTGACCTTTACATTCCCGTCGCCGGCGCCTTGCTCCAGCGTGACAACACCATCCGCATTCAGGTGGATTACACACCGCCGGGCGGCAACTGTGAAATCGGGGCGCACCCCTTTGGGCTGACGCTCTCGCCGCAATCGTATCTGGCGTTTGAGCGGGGGGGGAGCCTGCCGCCGGGGTTTGGGCGCATTCCGCAAAGCCTGCTCCCCACGTTTGACGTCGCGTTCGACCGGCTCGACCTTGCGGCGTTGCGTGCCGCCGCCCTGTTGACGGCTGAATGGCAGCGCCTCACACGCACCCCGCTTGACCCGCGCGTGCAATCGTTGGAAAGCGTCGTGGCGGCGCGCACACCGGCGCTGGTGCTGGCTCACGTGCCCGACAACGCCTCGGCTTTCAACCCGCCTCTCCAGCCGACGCCGTTCCGCGTGCTGGATGTCAACGGGCAAGAAATTTTCACGATGGGCATGGACGCCCCCTTTGGCGTGCTGGAAGCCTTCGAGCAGCGGGGGCGCATGGTGGTATTGCTGACACAGCAGGGCGATATGCCCCTGGACGCGACCGCGCAAAAAGCGCTGGCGTCCCCCAACGGTTGGTACGACCTGCAAGGTGATGTACTCATCGTCCCGGAGCAGGGCGACCCGGTGGCGTTGAGCGTGCGCACGGGAGCGGTACGGGTTGAACCGTTGACGCCGTCGCGCACGATGTGGTGGCAACGCCTGCGCCCGCTGGTGTATGCCTTCTTGCTCTTTGGAACAACGCTGTTTTTGGCGTGGGCGTACCCGCGTGTGGTGCAAAAACAGCCCAAGGACGGATGA
- a CDS encoding glycosyltransferase family 2 protein: MVQTSTPVQTKRLGEALVERGLISPAQLAKALDLQQRTGERLGRILIALGAVKRKDLYNVLADVWGVPFVDLTQRRPEPHVLRLFDPAELVAERFIPLVWQGKTLVVATAEPPNADLAARIRAKSGAADVAFYATTEWDIDYAIRTLYRDTILDRAVFGLYYRTPDECAYTVMVPWQFLALGAAVVAALTALYLWPRATLIALNFLVNIGFFIGILFKFVVSLVGAQSEHVQWVTDEEVAALDERTLPTYTILVPVYREANIVSLLIENLGRIEYPPEKLEILLLLEEDDEETIAAARAANPPETVTFVMIPDGQPKTKPKACNVGLFFARGEYLVIYDAEDRPDPDQLKKAVVAFRKGPPNLACVQAALNYFNSDENFLTRMFTLEYSYWFDYILPGLDRLRLPIPLGGTSNHFRTDVLRELGGWDPFNVTEDADLGIRAAGHGYVVGVINSTTYEEANNHIGNWIRQRSRWIKGYMQTVLVHTRRPIALVRRVGWRNALGFALLIGGTPLTFLSAPPLWGMYLVWLLTRTHAFDFLFPPITLYVSLFNLLIGNGLMIYLNMLAVFKREYYHLLLFALLNPFYWVLHTIAAYKALWQLFTRPFYWEKTRHGISKFLDTETSTHA, encoded by the coding sequence ATGGTGCAGACCTCTACGCCCGTCCAAACCAAACGGCTCGGCGAAGCCCTGGTGGAGCGGGGCTTGATTTCGCCTGCACAACTCGCCAAAGCGCTGGACCTTCAACAGCGTACCGGCGAACGCTTGGGGCGTATCCTCATCGCGTTAGGGGCGGTCAAGCGCAAAGACTTGTACAACGTGCTGGCGGATGTGTGGGGGGTGCCGTTTGTCGATTTGACGCAACGCCGCCCTGAGCCGCACGTTTTGCGTCTGTTCGACCCCGCCGAACTGGTGGCGGAGCGCTTCATCCCGCTGGTGTGGCAGGGCAAGACGCTGGTTGTGGCCACCGCTGAACCGCCCAACGCCGACCTGGCGGCGCGGATTCGTGCCAAAAGCGGCGCCGCCGACGTGGCGTTTTACGCGACAACCGAATGGGATATTGACTACGCGATTCGCACCCTGTACCGCGACACCATTCTCGACCGCGCTGTATTTGGGTTGTACTACCGCACGCCCGACGAGTGCGCCTATACGGTCATGGTGCCGTGGCAATTTCTGGCGCTGGGGGCGGCGGTGGTGGCTGCGCTCACCGCGTTGTATCTCTGGCCGCGTGCCACGCTGATTGCGCTCAATTTTCTGGTGAACATCGGCTTTTTCATCGGCATTCTCTTCAAATTTGTGGTGTCGCTGGTTGGGGCACAGTCGGAGCATGTGCAGTGGGTGACGGATGAAGAAGTGGCGGCGCTGGATGAGCGCACCTTGCCGACCTATACCATTCTTGTCCCGGTCTATCGTGAAGCCAACATCGTTTCACTTCTCATTGAAAACCTGGGGCGCATTGAGTATCCACCCGAAAAACTGGAAATCCTGTTGTTGCTGGAAGAAGACGATGAAGAAACGATTGCCGCGGCACGCGCCGCCAATCCCCCCGAAACAGTAACGTTTGTGATGATTCCCGACGGGCAACCGAAAACGAAGCCCAAAGCCTGCAACGTCGGGCTCTTTTTTGCACGGGGTGAGTACCTGGTGATTTACGACGCCGAAGACCGCCCCGACCCCGACCAACTCAAAAAAGCGGTGGTGGCCTTTCGCAAAGGACCGCCGAATCTGGCGTGTGTGCAGGCGGCGCTCAACTACTTCAATAGCGATGAGAATTTTCTCACGCGCATGTTCACGCTCGAATACTCCTACTGGTTCGACTACATTTTACCGGGCTTGGATCGCCTGCGCCTGCCCATTCCGCTGGGGGGCACCAGCAACCATTTCCGCACCGACGTTTTGCGCGAGTTGGGTGGGTGGGACCCCTTCAACGTCACTGAGGACGCCGATTTGGGCATTCGCGCGGCGGGGCATGGCTATGTGGTGGGCGTCATCAACTCGACAACCTACGAAGAAGCCAACAACCACATCGGCAACTGGATTCGCCAGCGCTCACGCTGGATCAAGGGCTACATGCAAACCGTTCTGGTGCATACCCGCCGCCCGATTGCGCTGGTGCGGCGGGTTGGCTGGCGCAATGCGCTGGGGTTCGCCCTGTTGATTGGGGGCACACCGTTGACGTTCTTGTCGGCGCCGCCGCTGTGGGGCATGTATCTGGTGTGGCTCTTGACGCGCACGCATGCGTTCGACTTTCTGTTCCCCCCCATTACGTTGTATGTAAGCCTCTTCAATTTGTTGATTGGCAACGGGTTGATGATTTACCTGAACATGCTGGCGGTCTTCAAGCGCGAATACTACCACTTGTTGCTATTTGCCTTGCTCAACCCGTTCTATTGGGTGTTGCATACCATCGCCGCATACAAGGCGTTGTGGCAACTCTTCACACGCCCCTTCTACTGGGAGAAAACACGCCATGGCATTAGCAAATTCCTGGACACAGAGACATCCACGCACGCATGA
- a CDS encoding S1C family serine protease: protein MRRYIAFMLVLVALSGCALQAGRLRPTRVVQEVAAQAATGAPSPTAEPTATPAPENSEPPTPTPSPFAETPQSELSAETPPVEGIAAWKAQEAWLSDLYDRASRSVVHITTRTYTYDFFLRPIPQEGTGSGFIWDTEGHVVTNYHVVENAREIEVALADGTRTTASIVGVDPQNDLAVIKLDEVPADTPPLPLGDSLSLRVGQFVIAIGNPFGFDRTMTLGIVSALGRVIQNESGTFIGEVIQTDAAINPGNSGGPLLDIEGRVVGVNSAIISPSGANAGIGFAIPAHTVQRVVPELIERGYYRHPWLGIEAFDLTPRLAEVLRRRGVAVPDEGVLVVAVYRGGPAANAGIRGATARVQIANLLLPVGGDVIVGVNGEPVSSLRDLNLLLENRYRVGDRITLNIMRDGEPLDVDVVLAERP, encoded by the coding sequence ATGCGCCGCTATATCGCTTTTATGCTCGTCTTGGTTGCCTTGAGTGGGTGTGCCTTGCAGGCGGGGCGTTTGCGCCCCACGCGCGTTGTGCAAGAAGTCGCCGCGCAAGCCGCAACAGGTGCGCCTTCGCCTACGGCGGAACCCACCGCAACGCCAGCCCCTGAAAACAGCGAGCCGCCAACCCCCACGCCTTCGCCTTTCGCAGAAACGCCACAGTCCGAACTCAGCGCGGAAACGCCCCCCGTCGAGGGAATAGCGGCGTGGAAAGCGCAAGAAGCCTGGCTGAGCGACCTCTACGACCGCGCCAGCCGAAGCGTGGTACACATCACGACCCGCACCTACACGTATGACTTTTTCTTGCGCCCCATTCCGCAAGAAGGAACGGGTTCGGGCTTCATTTGGGATACCGAGGGGCATGTGGTGACGAACTATCACGTGGTGGAAAACGCCCGCGAAATCGAAGTGGCGCTTGCCGATGGGACACGCACCACCGCTTCCATTGTCGGCGTTGACCCCCAAAACGACCTTGCCGTCATCAAACTGGATGAAGTGCCCGCTGATACGCCGCCGTTGCCGCTTGGTGATTCGCTCTCGCTGCGCGTGGGGCAGTTTGTGATTGCCATCGGTAACCCGTTCGGGTTTGACCGTACCATGACGCTGGGGATTGTGAGCGCGCTGGGGCGTGTCATTCAAAACGAAAGCGGCACGTTCATCGGCGAAGTCATCCAGACCGACGCTGCCATCAACCCCGGCAACTCCGGCGGTCCCTTGCTGGACATCGAGGGGCGCGTGGTGGGCGTCAACTCCGCCATCATCTCGCCGAGCGGCGCCAATGCGGGCATTGGCTTCGCCATTCCGGCGCACACGGTGCAGCGCGTGGTGCCCGAACTGATTGAGCGCGGCTACTACCGCCATCCGTGGCTTGGCATCGAAGCGTTCGACCTGACGCCGCGCCTCGCCGAAGTGCTGCGTCGGCGTGGTGTGGCGGTGCCTGATGAAGGCGTGCTCGTGGTCGCTGTGTACCGTGGTGGTCCGGCGGCGAATGCAGGCATTCGTGGCGCAACCGCGCGCGTGCAAATCGCAAACTTGCTCTTGCCCGTGGGGGGCGACGTGATTGTGGGCGTCAATGGGGAACCGGTCTCCTCACTGCGCGACCTCAATCTCTTGCTGGAAAACCGCTACCGTGTGGGCGACCGCATCACGCTCAACATCATGCGCGACGGCGAACCGCTGGACGTGGACGTGGTGCTGGCTGAGCGCCCATGA
- a CDS encoding penicillin acylase family protein, translating into MASPLEPDFRPMPPRLYRALVRLVLVAAILIAALLTYAFWPTTPHVEDLPDGGARYAVRILRDEWGVPHIFGQTDVDVAFGLAYAHAEDDFITIQQSIIAARGELARVYGRNAAANDYLVHLLRLHETMERHAETRLSPTMRAMLQAYADGLTHYAAQHPDEVLLDDIFPLTANDILAPSLHKAPLFFGLDDTLTDLLDPNRGQDATPTPLANRFDPLGIGTPLAGSNAIAVSPRRSANGETFLLVNSHQPWEGPVAWYEAHVHSEEGLDMVGATWPGVPVIIHGHNRALGWAFTVNKPNVVDVYRLEINPDNPNQYWFDGEWRDFEVDEARLRVKLLGRIEWTFTREVLWSVHGPALRTPTGTYAVRYAGMDEVGYYEQLYRMNKARTFEEWLDAMRYRALAMFNTVYADQEGNIFYLYNARVPVRSPEFDWQGDLPGTTSAALWTQEVPFEALPQVLNPASGFVQSTNATPFRTTVGDDNPSPDAYDATWGIETRMTNRAYRALELFGGDSSITADEFYAYKYDMAYSTQSAVARTIARVLANPPDDPEIQEALDLLASWDLQATPENRGAALVVLWLQPFGERLLEEEIPDEELHAHLLDAVRFLRAHYDRLDPRWEEVNHLKRGDLDIGLGGAPDVLHAVYSKPAEDGHLHGRAGDSYILIATWEQDGALHSQSIHQYGAATSRPESPHYADQALLFVRRQMKPVWMDEAEIREHLERAYQP; encoded by the coding sequence ATGGCTTCACCACTTGAACCCGATTTTCGCCCGATGCCGCCACGCCTGTACCGCGCGTTGGTGCGCCTGGTGCTGGTCGCTGCCATCCTCATCGCCGCCCTGCTCACCTATGCGTTTTGGCCGACGACGCCACATGTGGAAGACCTACCCGACGGCGGCGCACGCTATGCGGTGCGCATTCTGCGCGATGAATGGGGCGTTCCCCACATTTTTGGGCAAACAGATGTTGATGTGGCATTCGGGCTGGCATACGCGCACGCCGAAGACGATTTCATCACCATTCAGCAATCCATCATCGCGGCGCGGGGCGAATTGGCGCGCGTGTATGGGCGCAACGCCGCCGCCAATGATTATCTGGTGCATTTGCTGCGCTTGCACGAGACCATGGAACGCCACGCCGAGACGCGCCTCAGCCCCACGATGCGCGCCATGCTGCAAGCCTATGCCGACGGGCTCACCCATTACGCCGCCCAACACCCGGATGAGGTGTTGCTGGACGATATTTTCCCGCTGACGGCGAACGATATTCTCGCGCCCTCGCTCCACAAAGCGCCGCTCTTCTTTGGTCTGGATGATACGCTCACCGACCTGCTCGACCCCAACCGGGGACAAGATGCCACGCCGACGCCCCTTGCCAATCGTTTCGACCCGTTGGGCATTGGGACACCTCTCGCCGGCTCCAATGCGATAGCCGTATCGCCGCGACGAAGCGCCAACGGGGAAACATTTTTGCTGGTCAACTCCCATCAGCCGTGGGAAGGTCCCGTGGCGTGGTACGAAGCGCATGTCCATAGCGAAGAAGGGTTGGACATGGTCGGCGCAACCTGGCCGGGCGTTCCCGTCATCATTCATGGGCACAACCGCGCTTTGGGGTGGGCGTTCACCGTCAACAAGCCCAATGTAGTGGACGTGTACCGCCTTGAGATCAACCCCGACAATCCCAATCAATACTGGTTCGATGGCGAGTGGCGCGACTTTGAGGTGGACGAAGCCCGCCTGCGCGTCAAACTGCTGGGGCGCATTGAATGGACGTTCACGCGCGAGGTGCTCTGGTCGGTGCACGGTCCGGCGCTGCGCACGCCCACCGGCACATACGCGGTGCGCTACGCCGGCATGGATGAAGTCGGCTACTATGAGCAACTGTACCGCATGAACAAAGCCCGCACCTTTGAAGAATGGCTGGACGCCATGCGATACCGGGCGCTGGCGATGTTCAACACCGTCTACGCCGACCAAGAGGGCAACATCTTCTACCTGTACAACGCCCGCGTTCCTGTGCGGTCCCCCGAATTTGATTGGCAAGGCGACCTGCCCGGCACAACGTCCGCCGCCTTGTGGACGCAGGAAGTGCCCTTTGAGGCGCTTCCCCAAGTGCTCAACCCCGCTTCCGGCTTTGTGCAGAGCACCAACGCCACGCCGTTTCGCACAACCGTGGGCGATGACAACCCCTCACCCGACGCCTACGACGCCACATGGGGCATTGAAACCCGCATGACAAACCGCGCCTACCGCGCCCTGGAACTCTTTGGCGGCGATTCTTCGATCACCGCGGATGAGTTTTACGCCTACAAGTACGATATGGCGTACTCCACCCAATCGGCGGTGGCGCGCACGATTGCGCGCGTGCTGGCAAACCCACCCGACGACCCCGAAATTCAAGAAGCGCTTGACCTGCTCGCTTCGTGGGATTTGCAGGCAACGCCTGAGAATCGCGGGGCGGCGCTGGTGGTGCTGTGGCTCCAACCCTTTGGCGAGCGCCTGCTTGAAGAAGAAATTCCCGACGAGGAGTTGCACGCGCATTTGCTGGATGCGGTGCGCTTTTTGCGTGCGCATTACGACCGCCTTGACCCACGTTGGGAAGAGGTCAACCATTTGAAGCGCGGCGACCTGGACATTGGGTTGGGGGGCGCGCCGGATGTTCTGCATGCGGTGTACAGCAAGCCCGCCGAGGACGGGCACTTGCATGGGCGCGCAGGCGATTCGTACATTCTCATTGCCACGTGGGAGCAGGACGGCGCGTTGCATTCGCAAAGCATTCACCAGTACGGCGCGGCAACGTCCCGCCCGGAATCGCCCCACTATGCCGACCAGGCGTTGCTCTTTGTGCGCCGTCAGATGAAGCCCGTCTGGATGGATGAGGCGGAGATACGCGAGCATTTGGAGCGAGCGTATCAGCCCTAA
- the thrS gene encoding threonine--tRNA ligase, producing the protein MSTNVYDPEREAELKAEAEKYIPPGYDPDLYKIRHSAAHIMAQAVMERFPGARIAIGPPVKDGFYYDFELPRSPTEEDLAWIEQRMKEIIKGKHRFHVREVSVEEARELFKDQPYKLELIEGLARGQYDEYGNKLPEDQRPKITVYQHDTFIDLCRGPHVEHTGQIKANAVKVMRVAGAYWRGDEKNPMLTRIYGTAWRNRVELEQYLKRLEEAKKRDHRRLGKDLAIFAIEPQMVGPGLVLWQPNGAVIRDQLERFLKEEQIRRGYQPVYTPHIAKVELFKTSGHYPYYKDSMFPPMVVDENEEYLLKPMNCPFHIMIYKQHLRSYRDLPIRFAEFGTVYRFEQSGEVSGMTRVRGFTQDDAHLFCRPDQLEDEFKSVVELTLKVFRSLGLTDFRARVGVRDPESDKYVGSDEVWEQATQAILNALNDYDFDYTVEEGEAAFYGPKLDFVVNDVLGREWQLGTVQVDYNLPQRFDLTYIGEDNQPHRPVMIHRAPFGSMERFVGILIEHLNGAFPPWLAPVQVVVIPIADRHIEYARSVAARLFQQDLRVKVDDSANRMNAKIRAAQMQKIPYMLIVGDKEVEEETVAVRLRSGEDLGAMPVGEFEAKVRQLVAQRTMDLW; encoded by the coding sequence ATGAGCACAAATGTGTATGACCCAGAACGAGAAGCCGAATTGAAAGCCGAAGCCGAAAAGTACATTCCGCCGGGCTACGACCCCGACCTGTACAAAATTCGGCACTCTGCGGCGCACATCATGGCGCAAGCCGTTATGGAGCGCTTCCCCGGTGCACGCATTGCCATCGGGCCGCCCGTGAAAGATGGCTTTTACTACGATTTTGAATTGCCGCGCTCGCCCACGGAAGAGGATTTGGCGTGGATCGAGCAGCGCATGAAGGAAATCATCAAGGGCAAACATCGCTTCCACGTGCGCGAAGTCTCTGTGGAAGAAGCCCGCGAATTGTTCAAAGACCAGCCCTACAAACTGGAACTCATCGAAGGGTTGGCGCGGGGGCAATACGACGAGTACGGCAACAAATTGCCCGAAGACCAGCGCCCCAAGATTACCGTCTATCAGCATGATACGTTTATTGACCTCTGCCGTGGGCCGCATGTGGAGCACACGGGGCAAATCAAAGCCAACGCCGTCAAGGTCATGCGTGTTGCGGGGGCGTACTGGCGCGGCGATGAGAAGAACCCCATGCTCACGCGCATCTACGGCACGGCGTGGCGCAATCGCGTGGAATTGGAGCAATACCTCAAGCGGCTTGAAGAAGCCAAAAAACGCGACCATCGCCGCTTGGGGAAAGACCTCGCTATTTTCGCCATCGAGCCCCAGATGGTGGGACCTGGGTTGGTGCTCTGGCAACCCAACGGCGCGGTGATTCGCGACCAGTTGGAACGCTTCTTGAAAGAAGAGCAAATCCGTCGCGGCTACCAGCCCGTCTACACACCGCACATCGCCAAAGTGGAACTGTTCAAGACCAGCGGGCACTACCCCTACTACAAAGATTCCATGTTCCCCCCCATGGTGGTGGATGAGAACGAGGAATACTTGCTCAAACCGATGAACTGCCCGTTCCACATCATGATTTACAAGCAGCACCTGCGTTCATATCGCGACTTGCCCATCCGCTTCGCTGAATTTGGCACGGTCTATCGCTTCGAGCAGAGCGGCGAAGTCAGCGGTATGACACGCGTGCGCGGCTTCACCCAGGACGACGCGCACCTCTTCTGCCGTCCCGACCAGTTGGAAGATGAATTCAAGAGCGTGGTGGAACTCACCCTCAAGGTGTTCCGCAGCCTGGGGCTCACCGATTTCCGGGCGCGTGTTGGCGTGCGCGACCCCGAAAGCGACAAGTATGTCGGCTCGGATGAAGTGTGGGAACAAGCCACGCAGGCTATCCTGAACGCGCTGAACGACTACGATTTCGATTACACGGTTGAAGAGGGCGAAGCGGCTTTCTATGGTCCAAAACTGGACTTCGTGGTCAACGACGTGTTGGGGCGTGAATGGCAATTGGGCACCGTGCAGGTGGACTACAACCTGCCCCAGCGCTTCGACTTGACCTACATCGGCGAAGACAACCAGCCGCACCGCCCGGTCATGATTCACCGCGCCCCCTTTGGGAGCATGGAGCGCTTTGTGGGGATTCTCATCGAACACCTGAACGGGGCGTTCCCGCCGTGGCTCGCGCCCGTGCAAGTCGTGGTCATTCCCATCGCCGACCGTCACATCGAATACGCGCGTTCGGTGGCGGCGCGGCTCTTCCAGCAGGATCTCCGCGTCAAAGTGGACGATAGCGCCAACCGCATGAACGCCAAGATTCGCGCGGCGCAAATGCAAAAAATTCCCTACATGCTCATCGTTGGCGACAAAGAAGTCGAAGAAGAGACCGTCGCTGTGCGCTTGCGAAGCGGCGAAGACCTGGGCGCCATGCCGGTGGGTGAATTTGAAGCCAAAGTGCGCCAATTGGTTGCCCAACGCACGATGGACCTCTGGTAA
- the infC gene encoding translation initiation factor IF-3 — protein MSERQFRVNEQIRVPEVRLIDEKGQNRGVVPTKEALAYADSVGLDLVEVAPEARPPVCRVMNYSKFLYEQSKREREARKAQKQIEVKELRLRPKTDDHHIGFKLKQARKFIEKGHKVRIRVLFRGRERSHPEIGQELLMKVAEELSDIAVVEQKPVFEGRDMSMVLAPDTDKKKKK, from the coding sequence ATTAGCGAGCGACAATTTCGCGTCAACGAGCAAATCCGCGTTCCGGAAGTCCGTTTGATCGACGAGAAAGGACAAAACCGCGGTGTTGTGCCAACAAAAGAAGCGTTGGCCTACGCCGACTCGGTGGGTCTTGACCTCGTCGAGGTGGCACCCGAGGCGCGTCCGCCCGTGTGCCGCGTGATGAATTACAGCAAGTTCCTGTACGAGCAATCGAAACGCGAACGCGAGGCTCGTAAGGCGCAAAAGCAAATTGAAGTGAAGGAATTGCGCCTGCGCCCGAAAACAGACGACCATCACATCGGTTTCAAACTGAAGCAGGCGCGCAAGTTCATCGAGAAAGGGCACAAGGTTCGTATTCGTGTGTTGTTCCGTGGGCGTGAGCGCTCGCACCCCGAGATTGGGCAAGAGTTGCTCATGAAAGTCGCCGAGGAGCTCTCGGATATCGCGGTTGTCGAGCAAAAACCTGTCTTTGAGGGGCGCGATATGTCCATGGTGCTCGCGCCGGACACGGATAAGAAGAAGAAAAAGTGA